Proteins co-encoded in one Strix uralensis isolate ZFMK-TIS-50842 chromosome 2, bStrUra1, whole genome shotgun sequence genomic window:
- the SMIM34 gene encoding small integral membrane protein 34 — MAFSNHTNSSSVLPNLLHMFVEQKKNLRFNNFSNPALEMQEEIMASFYILIIVGFFGFLLFVMMLSNIVSSKPENYIDYLYSGKLNPQRSKVELPGKESKDTFLIINSTALLELQRQDGKSNPGSEVPSTDTVLRNV, encoded by the coding sequence ATGGCTTTCAGCAACCACACAAACAGCAGTTCAGTCTTGCCGAATTTACTCCACATGTTTGTGGAACAGAAGAAGAACCTTCGGTTCAATAATTTCAGCAACCCAGCCTTGGAGATGCAGGAGGAGATAATGGCCTCGTTTTATATCCTCATCATCGttggtttttttggctttcttctcTTTGTCATGATGCTCAGCAATATTGTTTCCAGCAAGCCTGAAAACTACATTGACTATCTCTATTCTGGGAAGCTTAACCCTCAGAGAAGCAAGGTGGAGCTTCCAGGAAAGGagagcaaagacacttttttAATTATCAACAGCACCGCCTTACTGGAACTGCAAAGGCAGGATGGCAAAAGCAACCCTGGATCTGAGGTGCCAAGCACAGACACGGTCCTGAGGAATGTAtga